A stretch of the bacterium genome encodes the following:
- a CDS encoding cytochrome c peroxidase yields the protein MKRKVFAVHDVRGLLAVALVFILLMPSLAWSVEPPPSLKTVPLPEIPNLDQFIKDQNAAIQLGKALFWDIQLGSDGQACASCHFQAGADPRIKNQITPGLPDARFPGGDTNFGNNPVTGNRDYPQFSPNYTLKAEDFPLTKLADPDDPNSIIADTNDVISSLGVFLAKFLSTIPFSSKEKNIPQNDPVFSVGCKNVRRVEPRNTPTVINAAFNFTNFWDGRANNIFNGVNPFGASDQKARIYVNNNGKLQQEIVRLQNSSLASQAVGPPLSVFEMSFQGREFANIGRKMLSLTPLGKQMVHPEDSVLGPLSRARLDAWGRLVGNPGLTVSYATLIKKAFYNKYWDSTQPITLEEYIYQNPDVVRSMRSPLSIGTGSIGRGTQKAALRNSLDLGIGSMEWGSRGASLGSYAVLGIGSTLGRNSLPSLSGDKFTQMEANFSLFFGLAILMYERTLIADDTLYDQYREGRAELTPLQLEGLDIFLNKGKCINCHGGAEFTNASVSNTKDSPIERMFMAVGEAFYDDGFYNIGVRPTLEDSGRGGNDPFASPLSFSRLAFLKRGINPPPGLQSPVRQIVGDFGDFIPDLPCPIPCDLNRVAVDGAFKTPSVRTAELTGPYFHNGGKATLRQVVDFYDRGGDFARFNILNLDPDIQELNLTEQEKEALVAFMLTLTDERVKFQKAPFDHPQLFVSNGQKGDGEKVIGNSDRYTRLGFMESDIILEIPAVGKNGSSEPIQRFLNLNPFQPE from the coding sequence ATGAAAAGGAAAGTGTTCGCAGTACACGATGTAAGAGGGTTATTAGCAGTAGCTCTTGTTTTCATTCTGCTTATGCCAAGCCTGGCATGGTCAGTAGAGCCTCCCCCATCTCTGAAGACAGTGCCGCTTCCGGAGATTCCCAATCTCGATCAATTCATAAAAGACCAAAATGCTGCCATCCAGTTAGGTAAGGCATTATTCTGGGACATACAACTGGGAAGTGATGGTCAGGCCTGTGCAAGTTGCCATTTCCAGGCTGGGGCAGATCCACGGATCAAGAATCAGATTACTCCAGGGCTTCCTGATGCGCGATTTCCCGGCGGGGATACTAACTTTGGTAATAATCCGGTTACCGGGAATAGAGATTACCCGCAATTTAGCCCAAACTATACCCTGAAAGCAGAGGATTTTCCTCTCACCAAACTGGCTGATCCGGATGATCCTAACTCCATCATTGCCGACACCAACGATGTCATCTCCTCCCTGGGAGTTTTTTTGGCCAAGTTCTTGTCAACAATTCCATTTTCTTCGAAAGAAAAAAATATTCCTCAAAATGATCCGGTTTTCAGTGTCGGCTGTAAAAATGTACGGCGAGTAGAGCCAAGAAATACACCTACTGTCATCAATGCAGCCTTTAATTTCACTAACTTCTGGGATGGAAGAGCCAATAATATCTTTAATGGGGTAAATCCCTTTGGGGCTTCAGACCAGAAAGCCAGGATTTATGTGAATAACAACGGAAAACTTCAGCAGGAAATCGTTCGGCTGCAAAACTCAAGCCTGGCTTCTCAGGCAGTTGGACCACCGTTAAGCGTGTTTGAGATGTCCTTCCAGGGCCGTGAATTTGCAAATATCGGCAGGAAGATGCTCTCACTCACGCCTCTTGGAAAACAAATGGTTCATCCGGAAGACAGTGTGCTGGGGCCTCTTTCCAGGGCCAGATTGGATGCCTGGGGAAGACTTGTTGGAAATCCTGGCCTCACTGTTTCCTATGCTACTTTGATCAAGAAAGCCTTCTATAATAAATACTGGGATTCAACCCAACCGATTACCCTGGAAGAATATATCTACCAAAACCCGGATGTAGTACGATCGATGAGATCTCCGCTCAGCATAGGCACTGGCTCAATTGGAAGGGGTACACAGAAAGCAGCGTTGAGGAATTCCCTTGACCTCGGCATCGGTTCAATGGAATGGGGATCACGAGGAGCCTCCCTGGGGAGCTACGCAGTTTTGGGTATCGGCAGCACTCTAGGCAGGAATTCACTTCCATCGCTTTCTGGAGATAAGTTCACCCAGATGGAAGCCAACTTTTCTCTCTTCTTCGGGCTTGCCATTCTCATGTACGAACGCACTCTTATAGCCGATGACACTCTCTATGATCAGTATCGGGAAGGGAGAGCCGAATTGACTCCATTGCAGCTTGAGGGATTGGATATCTTCCTGAATAAGGGTAAATGCATCAATTGTCATGGCGGTGCTGAATTCACGAACGCCTCTGTCAGCAACACCAAAGATAGCCCTATTGAACGGATGTTTATGGCGGTTGGTGAAGCTTTTTATGACGACGGCTTCTATAATATCGGTGTCAGGCCAACCCTTGAGGATAGTGGAAGGGGGGGAAATGATCCCTTTGCCTCTCCTCTCTCATTCTCACGGCTTGCGTTTCTGAAACGGGGAATAAATCCGCCTCCCGGTCTGCAAAGTCCTGTGCGGCAGATCGTGGGCGATTTCGGTGACTTTATCCCGGACCTTCCGTGTCCAATCCCCTGCGATCTCAACAGGGTAGCTGTAGATGGCGCCTTTAAGACACCGAGCGTGCGGACTGCAGAGCTTACCGGGCCTTATTTCCACAATGGAGGAAAGGCAACCTTGCGCCAGGTGGTTGACTTCTACGACCGGGGAGGAGATTTTGCCAGATTCAACATTCTCAACCTCGATCCTGATATTCAAGAGCTTAATCTGACCGAGCAGGAAAAAGAGGCTCTGGTGGCCTTTATGCTCACCCTTACCGACGAGCGCGTTAAGTTCCAAAAGGCACCTTTCGATCATCCCCAGCTTTTTGTTTCTAATGGACAAAAAGGAGACGGGGAAAAGGTTATAGGTAATTCCGACAGGTATACCCGTCTCGGTTTCATGGAATCTGATATTATCCTGGAGATTCCTGCAGTAGGAAAAAATGGCAGCAGCGAACCAATTCAGCGATTCCTGAACCTGAATCCTTTTCAACCCGAATAA
- a CDS encoding radical SAM protein: MKCDCCPFECRVDRVSRLGICKAPAELKVTRIMAHFWEEPCISGQRGSGTVFFSHCNAACLFCQNYRISQLNPPGGIYSDEEFIGLCRQFVEESKVHNLNLVSPTHYSGRLLRILPRLKQEINLPIVWNSNGYEKESVIEELSGLVDVFLPDLKYADNDLAVRFSRLPDYFHHACRAIAAMQKIVGDPVFDQEGIMQRGVIIRHLILPGQVENSKKVLAWIADNLGTHRYISLMSQYYPVHRASEVPELNRRLTPEEYREVEEYFLDLGFENGFLQDLDSNSAEYTPEF; the protein is encoded by the coding sequence ATGAAATGTGATTGCTGCCCATTTGAATGCCGGGTGGACCGGGTGTCCCGGCTTGGGATCTGCAAGGCTCCGGCAGAATTGAAAGTTACCCGGATTATGGCCCATTTCTGGGAAGAGCCCTGCATCAGCGGCCAGCGGGGCTCCGGGACCGTTTTCTTTTCCCATTGCAATGCCGCCTGCCTCTTTTGCCAGAACTACCGGATTTCTCAACTGAATCCCCCTGGCGGAATCTACTCTGATGAGGAGTTTATCGGACTGTGCAGGCAATTTGTCGAAGAATCGAAGGTCCATAACCTTAACCTGGTCTCGCCCACCCACTACTCAGGCCGCCTGCTGAGGATTCTACCCCGGCTTAAGCAGGAAATTAACCTTCCCATTGTCTGGAACAGCAATGGCTACGAGAAAGAGTCGGTCATTGAGGAGTTGTCCGGCCTGGTGGATGTGTTTCTCCCGGACCTTAAATATGCTGACAACGATCTGGCGGTCAGGTTCTCCCGGCTTCCTGACTACTTTCACCACGCTTGCCGGGCCATAGCGGCCATGCAGAAAATTGTTGGTGATCCGGTCTTCGACCAGGAGGGGATCATGCAGCGGGGAGTGATTATCCGTCACCTGATTCTGCCCGGCCAGGTAGAAAACAGCAAAAAAGTCCTCGCCTGGATTGCGGACAATCTGGGGACCCACAGGTATATCTCCCTGATGTCCCAGTATTACCCGGTCCATCGGGCCAGCGAAGTGCCTGAACTCAACCGGCGGCTTACCCCGGAGGAATACCGGGAGGTTGAAGAATACTTCCTCGACCTTGGCTTTGAGAATGGATTTCTCCAGGACCTGGATTCGAATTCCGCCGAATATACCCCGGAGTTTTGA